One Salmo trutta chromosome 12, fSalTru1.1, whole genome shotgun sequence genomic region harbors:
- the LOC115203037 gene encoding ribonuclease P protein subunit p25-like: protein MYSGCGVGVASIQSQYQVRDSVRPYTGPGGNTQVPMETGVTPARCPVYQVQPYSGQPSCTVNSVSNTQPTPVPTPLPPPPAALKPGQGGFKKVCRTEEDSPCPFPGLASGVLEMRVKEGSKIRNLMGFAMARMQGDVSGVGVSGGGGLRQVVFSGSGRAVTKTITCAEIMKRKVGSLHQLTKLRYKGVREVWVSHEGGASEMTVHRTVPSISILLSKDPLDPQEPGYQPPETLSALWEDRDSVDAPQTASKRPLGLSPYSSFPESKRVCLGLDEGTLALSSPLAN, encoded by the coding sequence ATGTATTCCGGCTGTGGAGTTGGAGTGGCCAGCATTCAAAGCCAGTATCAGGTCAGGGACTCTGTCAGACCGTACACTGGACCTGGAGGGAATACACAGGTCCCAATGGAAACCGGTGTGACCCCAGCTAGGTGCCCAGTATATCAGGTTCAGCCTTACAGTGGGCAGCCCTCCTGCACTGTGAACAGTGTTTCCAACACCCAGCCCACCCCAGTGCCtacacctctacctccacctccagccGCACTCAAACCGGGCCAGGGTGGGTTCAAGAAGGTGTGTCGCACAGAGGAGGACAGCCCGTGCCCCTTCCCAGGATTGGCCTCAGGAGTGCTGGAGATGCGTGTCAAGGAGGGCAGTAAGATCCGTAACCTCATGGGTTTTGCCATGGCTCGCATGCAGGGGGATGTCAGTGGTGTTGGGGTTAGTGGAGGCGGTGGCCTGAGGCAGGTTGTTTTCTCTGGGTCAGGTCGTGCCGTCACCAAGACCATCACATGCGCTGAGATCATGAAGAGAAAAGTGGGGTCTCTGCACCAGCTGACCAAGCTGCGCTACAAGGGTGTGAGGGAGGTGTGGGTGAGCCATGAAGGGGGGGCATCGGAGATGACCGTTCACAGGACCGTCCCCTCCATCAGCATCCTTTTGTCCAAAGACCCCCTGGACCCCCAGGAGCCCGGCTACCAGCCCCCTGAGACTCTCAGTGCTCTCTGGGAGGACAGAGACAGTGTGGATGCCCCACAGACAGCCAGCAAGAGACCTCTTGGTCTGTCCCCATACAGCAGTTTCCCTGAATCTAAGAGAGTGTGTCTGGgtctggatgaggggactctggCTCTGTCCTCCcccctggctaactga